A stretch of the bacterium SCSIO 12827 genome encodes the following:
- the aroB gene encoding 3-dehydroquinate synthase: MTIDGTTIERLGVDLGERSYDILIGAGLLADAGRLIAPVLRSRRVAVITDRNVADAGHLATLETALAGADIASRTIILEPGEQTKDFAHLEQVIGDLLASGIDRKTTLIALGGGVIGDLTGVCAALTLRGIDFVQVPTTLLAQVDSSVGGKTAINTAQGKNLVGAFYQPRLVLADTGVLDTLPPRELQAGYAEVVKYGVIDMPDFFDWLEGNGPAVLAGDAAARRRAILTCCDAKARIVSADETEQGQRALLNLGHTFGHALEAETGYGGGLLHGEAVAIGMVMALTLANRLGHCKGNDAARLRAHLDATGLPGDLSRLDTRGWTADRLLGHMMKDKKTEDGKLTFILARAIGEAFIEHDVPTGPVADVLNEFLSARG; this comes from the coding sequence ATGACCATTGACGGCACGACGATCGAACGCCTGGGCGTCGACCTGGGCGAACGCAGCTACGACATCCTGATCGGTGCGGGCCTGCTGGCAGATGCCGGGCGCCTGATCGCGCCCGTGTTGCGGTCCCGCCGGGTGGCCGTGATCACCGACCGCAACGTCGCCGACGCCGGACATCTTGCGACCCTGGAAACGGCGCTGGCCGGCGCCGACATCGCCAGCCGCACGATCATTCTGGAACCCGGCGAGCAGACCAAGGATTTCGCCCATCTTGAACAGGTCATCGGCGACCTGCTGGCCAGCGGAATCGACCGCAAGACGACCTTGATCGCCCTCGGCGGCGGCGTCATCGGCGATCTGACCGGCGTCTGCGCGGCGCTGACCCTGCGTGGCATTGATTTCGTCCAGGTCCCGACAACCCTGCTGGCCCAGGTCGATTCATCGGTCGGGGGTAAGACCGCCATTAACACGGCCCAAGGCAAGAACCTGGTGGGCGCTTTCTATCAGCCGCGTCTGGTTCTTGCCGATACAGGCGTGCTCGACACCCTGCCCCCCCGCGAACTGCAGGCCGGCTATGCCGAGGTCGTGAAATACGGCGTCATCGACATGCCCGATTTCTTCGATTGGCTGGAAGGCAATGGTCCCGCCGTGTTGGCAGGGGACGCCGCGGCCCGCCGCCGCGCCATCCTGACCTGCTGTGACGCCAAGGCGCGCATCGTCAGCGCCGACGAAACGGAACAAGGACAGCGTGCGTTGCTCAATCTGGGGCATACCTTCGGCCACGCGCTGGAGGCCGAGACCGGCTACGGCGGCGGCCTGCTGCACGGCGAAGCCGTGGCCATCGGCATGGTCATGGCACTGACCCTGGCGAACCGCCTGGGGCATTGCAAAGGCAACGACGCGGCGCGGCTTCGCGCCCACCTTGACGCCACCGGCCTGCCGGGCGACCTCTCGCGCCTCGACACCCGCGGCTGGACGGCGGACCGCCTGCTGGGGCACATGATGAAGGACAAGAAGACCGAGGACGGCAAGCTGACCTTCATCCTGGCCCGGGCCATCGGCGAGGCGTTCATCGAACACGACGTGCCGACCGGCCCGGTGGCCGATGTCCTCAACGAATTCCTCAGTGCCCGGGGCTGA
- a CDS encoding ribbon-helix-helix domain-containing protein, translating to MTVNGRRTSLRLENATWDALDQICECEKTTVHELCSMIESVRFGSSRTSTVRAFIVTYFRLAANRTSIEVGIADKALTAFKTT from the coding sequence GTGACCGTCAACGGCCGCAGAACCAGCCTGCGGCTTGAAAACGCAACGTGGGATGCTTTGGATCAAATCTGTGAATGCGAAAAGACGACCGTTCACGAGCTCTGCTCGATGATCGAAAGCGTTCGCTTCGGCTCGTCCCGAACATCAACGGTGCGGGCCTTCATCGTGACCTATTTCCGTCTGGCGGCGAACCGTACCAGCATCGAAGTTGGAATTGCCGACAAGGCCCTGACGGCCTTCAAGACGACTTGA
- a CDS encoding J domain-containing protein: MGELLKNRESRQAESVCEWPGCDGHAEFKAPRSRDALNEYRWFCLVHVREYNRNWNYYKGMDEDQVEADVRNDTVWQRPTWKLGAGDAPKFTRSRIFNPFGNDDAIRDANARSQGPQADPRATDARKTDPKTSRALSVFGLEIPVTIDDVKSRYKELVKRHHPDANGGTKAAEEEFKKVTEAYEALLDFLGP; the protein is encoded by the coding sequence ATGGGTGAATTGCTTAAAAATCGCGAATCCCGCCAAGCGGAGTCGGTCTGTGAATGGCCCGGATGCGACGGCCATGCCGAATTCAAGGCGCCGCGGTCCCGTGATGCCTTGAACGAATACCGTTGGTTCTGCCTGGTCCATGTCCGGGAGTACAACCGCAACTGGAACTATTACAAAGGCATGGACGAAGATCAGGTCGAGGCGGACGTGCGCAACGACACCGTATGGCAGCGACCGACCTGGAAACTGGGGGCTGGCGATGCCCCCAAGTTCACCCGTTCACGCATTTTCAACCCCTTCGGCAATGACGACGCGATTCGTGACGCCAATGCGCGGTCACAAGGCCCCCAGGCGGACCCGCGCGCGACCGACGCGCGCAAGACCGACCCAAAGACCTCACGGGCCCTTTCCGTATTTGGCCTTGAAATCCCGGTGACCATTGACGACGTGAAGTCCAGATACAAGGAACTGGTGAAGCGCCATCATCCGGACGCCAACGGCGGCACCAAGGCGGCGGAGGAAGAATTCAAGAAAGTCACCGAGGCCTATGAGGCGTTATTGGACTTTCTCGGCCCTTGA
- a CDS encoding (Fe-S)-binding protein, whose product MDGQETFIDRLDGQVRAIADACTACGACVRTCPTPGILGLTAGDGEAVADGVRDILRDGQGDAVSAAWADACCGTGNCLSVCEEGINPRVMLAMARRRMAEAAPEAERKDAGKAAFKAMSRGVRVLSRLQLPPDLMNRLSPASHPERDTPPDIVFYTGCNMLKTPHIGLLCLDILDRLNVSYEVFGGPANCCGILQFRPGDTANSGRQINSTMDRFTSTGAAQVVSWCPTCQMQMSEVMTAVPAQPKPFDNLMMPVFLADRLDDLRPLMTTPVNKRVALHEYPGSPGVVDAVKVLLGAIPGLELVDLEHPGVGYQLTSLDAMPDLQKRHIAGTFRQAEAKSVQVLAGVFHADHRELVSHQNEWPFEIVNYMELIGESLGLRHPDLFKRMKLMQDADEILADAQDMIALHGLDADEVRAVILSDILGEQKLPPDRALHPAE is encoded by the coding sequence ATGGACGGCCAGGAAACCTTCATCGATAGATTGGACGGTCAGGTGCGCGCCATCGCCGACGCCTGCACGGCCTGCGGTGCCTGCGTGCGGACCTGCCCGACGCCGGGAATCCTGGGGCTGACCGCTGGTGACGGCGAAGCCGTCGCGGACGGGGTCCGGGACATCCTGCGGGACGGCCAGGGTGACGCGGTCTCGGCGGCCTGGGCCGATGCCTGCTGCGGCACGGGCAATTGCCTGAGCGTTTGCGAAGAAGGCATCAACCCGCGGGTCATGCTGGCCATGGCGCGGCGCCGGATGGCCGAGGCGGCACCCGAGGCCGAACGCAAGGATGCGGGCAAGGCTGCCTTCAAGGCGATGAGCCGGGGTGTGCGCGTGCTGTCGCGCCTGCAACTGCCGCCGGACCTCATGAACCGGCTCAGCCCGGCATCCCATCCCGAACGGGACACACCACCCGACATCGTATTCTACACCGGCTGCAACATGCTGAAGACGCCGCACATCGGGTTGTTGTGCCTGGACATTCTGGACCGTCTGAATGTGTCCTACGAAGTATTCGGTGGGCCCGCCAACTGCTGCGGTATCCTGCAGTTCCGGCCCGGCGACACGGCCAACTCCGGGCGCCAGATCAACAGCACCATGGACCGGTTCACCAGCACGGGGGCGGCCCAGGTGGTGTCCTGGTGCCCGACCTGCCAGATGCAGATGTCGGAGGTCATGACCGCCGTGCCGGCCCAGCCCAAGCCCTTCGACAACCTCATGATGCCCGTGTTCCTGGCCGACCGCCTGGACGACCTGCGCCCGCTGATGACGACGCCGGTTAACAAGCGCGTGGCCCTTCATGAATATCCGGGATCACCCGGCGTGGTCGATGCGGTGAAGGTGCTGTTGGGCGCCATCCCGGGGCTGGAGCTTGTCGACCTGGAACACCCTGGGGTCGGCTATCAATTGACTTCCCTCGATGCGATGCCGGACCTTCAGAAACGCCATATCGCCGGCACCTTCCGTCAGGCCGAGGCCAAGAGCGTGCAGGTCCTGGCCGGGGTGTTTCACGCCGACCACCGGGAGTTGGTCAGCCATCAGAACGAATGGCCGTTCGAGATCGTCAATTACATGGAACTGATCGGGGAAAGCCTGGGCCTGCGTCATCCCGACCTGTTCAAGCGCATGAAGCTGATGCAGGATGCCGACGAAATCCTGGCCGACGCACAGGACATGATCGCGCTCCACGGCCTGGACGCGGACGAGGTCCGGGCGGTGATCCTTTCCGACATCCTAGGCGAACAGAAGCTGCCGCCGGACCGGGCCCTACATCCGGCGGAATGA
- the cobT gene encoding cobaltochelatase subunit CobT: MNNSERPADLLKRVTAAAVKAMSNRPELEVHFQASGASATEEAVNLPAPSGPPSAEGITKLRGVADALALRLRYHDADVHRRMAPTGPDGHAVFEALEQARCESLGAQRMVGVAGNLDFLLAEKCRAKGYGGVTEREDAMLPEVLGLLARERLPGQNLPAEAKHIVDLWRDELNRKVGPQLAELEKNALDQEAYGNLVREMIVALDMMTDAPAPSEPENQQDSADDDAEQGQDQNQNPDADMDTDGSLSSESGEAEMSDDMEFSTEGFDDDVMSGDGEEEPAGPTDWDDRWPRNAPDDLALYKAFTQAYDEVVEAEELCDSEELTRLRAQLDQQLSHLQGVVARLANRLQRKLMAKQTRSWDFDLEEGVLDAARLSRVVTDPLHPLSFKQEQDTDFRDTVVGLLIDNSGSMRGRPITVAAMSADILARTLERCGVKVEIMGFTTRSWKGGQSREDWVEKGKPKNPGRLNDLRHIVYKAADMPWRRARRNLGLMLREGLLKENIDGEALMWAHNRLLGRPEQRRILMVISDGAPVDDATLSANPGNYLEKHLRDVISFIENKSDVELTAIGIGHDVTRYYRRAVTIVDAEELGGTMMANLAELFDEDNPAAGSGAARGRRRAG, translated from the coding sequence ATGAACAATTCGGAACGCCCGGCAGATCTTCTGAAACGCGTCACGGCGGCCGCGGTCAAGGCGATGTCCAATCGCCCAGAGCTTGAGGTTCATTTTCAGGCCTCTGGCGCTTCGGCCACCGAAGAAGCCGTCAACCTGCCCGCCCCTTCCGGCCCGCCCAGCGCCGAAGGCATCACCAAACTGCGTGGCGTCGCCGATGCCTTGGCATTGCGGTTGCGCTATCACGATGCCGACGTCCATCGCCGCATGGCGCCCACGGGTCCCGACGGGCACGCCGTGTTCGAAGCCCTGGAACAGGCGCGCTGCGAAAGCCTTGGTGCCCAACGCATGGTCGGTGTCGCCGGCAACCTGGACTTTCTGTTGGCGGAAAAATGCCGCGCCAAGGGCTATGGCGGCGTGACCGAACGCGAAGACGCCATGCTGCCCGAGGTTCTCGGCCTGCTGGCCCGTGAACGCCTGCCCGGCCAAAACCTGCCCGCGGAAGCCAAGCATATCGTCGATCTGTGGCGCGACGAGTTGAACCGCAAGGTCGGCCCGCAGCTTGCCGAACTCGAAAAGAACGCCCTGGATCAGGAAGCCTACGGCAACCTGGTGCGCGAGATGATCGTCGCCCTCGACATGATGACCGACGCACCGGCACCTTCGGAGCCCGAGAATCAGCAGGATTCCGCGGATGACGACGCCGAACAGGGGCAGGACCAGAACCAGAACCCGGATGCCGACATGGACACCGACGGCTCGCTGTCCAGCGAATCAGGCGAGGCGGAAATGTCCGACGACATGGAGTTTTCGACCGAAGGGTTCGACGACGACGTGATGTCCGGCGACGGCGAGGAAGAACCCGCCGGACCGACCGATTGGGACGACCGCTGGCCGCGCAACGCACCCGACGACCTGGCACTCTACAAGGCCTTCACCCAGGCCTATGACGAAGTTGTCGAGGCGGAAGAGCTTTGCGATTCCGAGGAACTGACCCGCCTGCGCGCACAGTTGGATCAGCAGCTGTCACATCTGCAGGGCGTGGTTGCGCGCCTCGCCAACCGTCTGCAACGAAAATTGATGGCCAAGCAGACCCGGTCCTGGGACTTCGACCTGGAAGAAGGGGTCCTGGACGCCGCCCGCCTGTCCAGGGTCGTGACCGACCCCCTGCACCCACTGTCGTTCAAGCAGGAACAGGATACGGATTTCCGCGATACGGTCGTCGGCCTGTTGATCGACAATTCGGGATCCATGCGCGGCCGACCCATCACCGTCGCCGCCATGAGCGCCGACATCCTGGCCCGCACGCTGGAACGCTGCGGGGTCAAGGTCGAGATCATGGGCTTCACCACGCGCTCATGGAAGGGCGGGCAGTCCCGCGAAGACTGGGTCGAAAAGGGCAAGCCCAAGAACCCTGGCCGCCTCAACGATCTGCGTCATATCGTCTACAAGGCCGCCGACATGCCCTGGCGCCGTGCCCGGCGCAACCTGGGACTGATGCTGCGCGAGGGGCTGCTCAAGGAAAACATCGACGGCGAGGCCCTGATGTGGGCCCACAACCGCCTGTTGGGCCGCCCAGAACAGCGGCGCATCCTGATGGTGATTTCCGACGGTGCGCCGGTCGATGACGCGACCCTGTCCGCCAACCCAGGCAACTATCTGGAAAAACATCTGCGCGACGTCATCAGCTTCATCGAAAACAAGTCCGACGTGGAACTGACCGCCATCGGCATCGGCCATGACGTGACCCGCTATTATCGCCGCGCCGTGACCATCGTCGATGCCGAGGAACTGGGCGGCACCATGATGGCCAATCTGGCCGAACTGTTCGACGAGGATAATCCGGCCGCAGGTTCCGGCGCTGCCCGCGGCCGCCGCCGGGCGGGGTGA
- a CDS encoding DUF2889 domain-containing protein: protein MPLSKPAARKHIHTRDIKCLGFERDDGLWDIEGRLTDTKTYTFENHDRGGIAAGEPIHDMLIRLTLTGDMVVAAAEASTESSPFSMCGDVAQAFSKLVGLKVGPGWRRAVAEAMGGVHGCTHLRDLVMGPMAVTAFQTIFPARKKRGEPGPGKKSPLIDTCYAFRSNGPVVKVRWPEFYEEDGDGPAGAEGKKAG, encoded by the coding sequence ATGCCCCTCAGCAAACCCGCCGCCCGCAAGCATATCCACACCCGTGACATTAAATGTCTCGGCTTTGAGCGCGACGATGGCCTGTGGGACATCGAAGGCCGCCTGACCGATACCAAGACCTATACCTTTGAAAACCATGATCGCGGCGGCATCGCGGCGGGCGAGCCCATTCACGACATGCTCATCCGCCTGACCCTGACCGGCGACATGGTGGTCGCGGCCGCCGAAGCATCGACGGAATCGAGCCCGTTTTCCATGTGCGGCGACGTCGCCCAGGCATTTTCCAAGTTGGTCGGATTGAAAGTCGGGCCGGGCTGGCGCAGGGCCGTGGCCGAAGCCATGGGCGGCGTGCACGGCTGCACCCATCTGCGCGACCTCGTGATGGGGCCCATGGCGGTGACCGCATTCCAGACCATTTTTCCCGCCCGCAAGAAGCGGGGTGAACCCGGCCCCGGCAAGAAATCACCCTTGATTGATACTTGCTATGCGTTTCGCAGCAACGGCCCTGTGGTTAAGGTTCGTTGGCCCGAATTCTATGAAGAAGATGGTGATGGCCCCGCCGGGGCCGAAGGAAAGAAGGCCGGCTGA
- the cobS gene encoding cobaltochelatase subunit CobS → MTTLESTATPGIDAAHQVPDVTVSVRQTFGIDSDMEVPAFSEAEEHVPERDEAYRFDRETTLAILAGFAYNRRVMIQGYHGTGKSTHIEQVASRLNWPCIRVNLDSHISRIDLIGKDAIVLRDGKQVTEFREGILPWALRNPTALVFDEYDAGRPDVMFVIQRVLEVDGKLTLLDQNQVIKPHPYFRLFSTANTVGLGDTTGLYHGTQQINQGQMDRWSIVSTLNYLPHDEEVEIVCAKVPDYASKQGKEQVSAMVELADLTRSGFMNGDISTVMSPRTVITWAENARIFNDAGYAFRVTFLNKCDEIERPVVAEYYQRCMGEELPDSAMRAVLQ, encoded by the coding sequence ATGACAACTCTGGAATCGACCGCCACCCCCGGGATCGATGCGGCCCATCAGGTGCCGGACGTCACCGTCTCCGTGCGCCAGACCTTCGGCATCGACAGCGACATGGAAGTCCCGGCCTTCTCCGAAGCCGAGGAACATGTCCCCGAACGCGACGAAGCCTACCGCTTCGACCGCGAAACGACGCTCGCGATCCTGGCCGGCTTTGCCTACAACCGGCGCGTCATGATTCAGGGCTATCACGGCACGGGTAAGTCGACCCATATCGAACAGGTCGCGTCGCGCCTCAATTGGCCGTGCATCCGGGTTAACCTGGACAGCCACATTTCCCGTATCGACCTTATCGGCAAGGACGCCATTGTCCTGCGCGACGGCAAGCAGGTCACCGAATTCCGCGAAGGCATCCTGCCCTGGGCGCTGCGCAATCCGACGGCCCTGGTGTTCGACGAATATGATGCCGGCCGCCCGGACGTGATGTTCGTGATCCAGCGTGTGCTGGAAGTCGACGGCAAACTGACGTTGCTGGACCAGAACCAGGTCATCAAGCCCCATCCCTATTTCCGCCTGTTCTCGACCGCCAATACGGTCGGCCTCGGCGATACCACGGGCCTGTACCACGGCACCCAGCAGATCAACCAGGGTCAGATGGACCGCTGGAGCATCGTGTCGACCCTCAATTACCTGCCCCATGACGAGGAAGTTGAAATCGTCTGCGCCAAGGTGCCGGACTATGCCTCCAAACAAGGCAAGGAACAGGTCAGCGCCATGGTCGAACTGGCCGACCTGACCCGTTCGGGCTTCATGAACGGCGACATTTCGACCGTCATGTCACCGCGTACGGTCATCACCTGGGCTGAAAACGCCCGTATCTTCAATGACGCGGGCTATGCCTTCCGGGTGACGTTCCTCAACAAGTGCGACGAAATCGAACGCCCGGTCGTGGCAGAATACTATCAGCGCTGCATGGGCGAGGAACTTCCCGATTCCGCCATGCGCGCGGTGCTGCAATAG
- a CDS encoding HlyC/CorC family transporter, which translates to MEDETSLIIIFFLLLMSAFFSGSETALTASSQPLMHRLEQGGDKRAAVVNRLYDQKERLIGAILLGNNLVNILASSLATSLLITYFGEAGVAYATLVMTLLVLIFAEVMPKTYAIKNANTVALAVSTPVRILVAFLSPITRTVELIVRGLFHMCGIDIRASDDAEHEPEEELRGAIELHTGDEETGLERVMLRNVLDLADVEVGEIMIHRSSVHTLDAGLPAAELIAAVLDGPYTRVPLWRDEPDNIIGVLHAKALFRAVNAAGEDLSNLDIKAIAAEPWFIPETTPLLDQMEAFRERREHFALVVDEYGSLQGIVTLEDIIEEIVGNIDDEHDLSVAGVEPQNDGSYLVDGTVTIRDLNRQYEWRLPDEEAATVAGLVLHEARRIPEVGQSFRLFGFRIDIVARQRHQITRLRVTPPKPGEATD; encoded by the coding sequence ATGGAAGACGAAACAAGCCTGATCATCATCTTTTTCCTGCTTTTGATGTCGGCGTTCTTTTCGGGCTCGGAAACGGCATTGACCGCCAGTTCGCAACCGCTGATGCACCGTCTGGAACAGGGCGGCGACAAGCGGGCGGCGGTGGTCAACCGGCTGTATGACCAGAAGGAGCGCCTGATCGGCGCCATCCTGCTCGGCAACAACCTGGTCAACATCCTGGCCTCGTCGCTGGCGACCAGCCTGCTGATCACCTATTTCGGCGAGGCCGGTGTCGCCTATGCGACCCTGGTCATGACCCTTCTGGTGCTGATCTTCGCCGAAGTCATGCCGAAGACCTACGCCATTAAAAACGCCAACACGGTGGCCCTCGCGGTCAGCACGCCGGTCAGGATACTGGTCGCCTTTCTGTCGCCGATAACGCGCACGGTCGAGCTTATCGTGCGCGGCCTGTTTCATATGTGCGGCATCGACATCCGCGCGTCCGACGATGCCGAACACGAGCCCGAGGAAGAACTGCGCGGCGCCATCGAACTGCACACCGGCGACGAGGAAACGGGCCTTGAGCGGGTGATGCTGCGCAACGTCCTCGACCTGGCCGACGTCGAAGTCGGGGAAATCATGATCCATCGGTCCAGCGTGCACACCCTGGACGCCGGCCTGCCCGCGGCGGAACTGATCGCGGCCGTACTTGACGGCCCCTATACTCGTGTCCCCCTGTGGCGGGACGAGCCGGACAACATCATCGGCGTTCTGCATGCCAAGGCCCTGTTCCGCGCCGTCAACGCCGCCGGAGAAGACCTTTCGAATCTCGACATCAAGGCAATTGCCGCCGAACCCTGGTTCATTCCGGAGACCACACCGCTGCTAGATCAGATGGAAGCGTTCCGTGAACGGCGCGAGCATTTCGCCCTGGTCGTCGACGAATACGGCAGCCTGCAGGGCATCGTGACCCTTGAGGACATCATCGAGGAAATCGTCGGGAACATCGACGATGAGCACGACCTGAGCGTCGCCGGGGTCGAACCCCAGAACGACGGATCGTATCTGGTCGACGGCACGGTGACGATCCGCGACCTCAACCGCCAGTATGAATGGCGCCTGCCCGACGAAGAAGCCGCGACCGTCGCGGGTCTGGTGTTGCACGAAGCCCGGCGCATTCCCGAGGTCGGCCAGTCATTCCGCCTGTTCGGTTTCCGCATCGACATCGTGGCCCGTCAGCGTCATCAAATCACCCGCCTGCGCGTGACCCCGCCCAAACCCGGCGAAGCCACCGACTGA
- a CDS encoding shikimate kinase, with translation MSSQPIQKQQKTIVLVGLMGAGKSSVGRILAAKLDLPFIDSDDEVETAAGCSIEDIFEIYGEPAFRDVEERVIDRLLNGPPMILSSGGGAFMNPRTRARIAEAAISVWLRADLAILERRTKRRAAGRPLLKGTDPTEKLKQLINERYPVYEQADIIIESVDETPEKTADKIIEKLTDGTA, from the coding sequence ATGTCTTCTCAACCCATTCAAAAACAACAAAAAACTATCGTCTTGGTCGGCCTTATGGGCGCCGGGAAAAGTTCCGTCGGCCGGATCTTGGCCGCCAAACTTGACTTACCGTTCATCGATTCCGACGACGAAGTGGAAACTGCCGCCGGCTGCAGTATCGAGGATATCTTCGAAATCTACGGCGAACCGGCGTTCCGCGACGTCGAGGAACGGGTCATCGACCGCCTGTTGAACGGCCCGCCGATGATTCTGTCGTCCGGCGGCGGCGCCTTCATGAACCCGCGCACCCGTGCGCGCATCGCCGAGGCAGCGATCAGCGTCTGGCTGCGCGCCGATCTGGCGATTTTGGAGCGCCGCACCAAACGGCGGGCCGCCGGGCGGCCGTTGCTAAAGGGCACGGATCCCACGGAGAAACTGAAGCAATTGATAAATGAGCGTTATCCTGTGTACGAACAGGCGGATATCATCATTGAAAGCGTCGATGAAACCCCGGAAAAGACCGCCGACAAGATCATTGAAAAACTGACGGACGGCACAGCATGA
- a CDS encoding esterase-like activity of phytase family protein: protein MHRRIARTAHRVLAGVGLLLLAGHGPAAADTVDVQSIPVPLNAENPEQKVIGKLTYRGGAELLSRSDRFGGFSALGLSADGKRLVALTDEGNRLDAHLVYDPDGNLRGLANTEIFTLTGPGGIPLIDKSMADAESMAPGVDGEIIIAFERIHRLWAYPPNQTEPSPLPLPAEMKNAPDNHGIEALTLLNDGSLFAIAEGKGRGGTYLAWVSNPKGWSVLIYRTEDNYRPTGAATLPGGDVVVVERYFTPREGARSRLRRIKASGIRAGAEVSGELLADIRAPPTVDNFEGIEAVKGPKGETLLFLISDNNFNRFGPQRTLLMMFELTD, encoded by the coding sequence ATGCACCGTCGCATCGCCCGAACCGCCCACCGCGTCCTGGCCGGGGTCGGCCTTCTGCTTCTGGCTGGCCACGGCCCGGCAGCCGCCGACACCGTCGACGTTCAGTCCATCCCTGTCCCCTTGAACGCCGAGAATCCAGAACAGAAGGTCATCGGCAAGCTGACCTATCGGGGCGGGGCTGAACTGCTCAGCCGGTCCGACCGTTTCGGCGGGTTTTCCGCCCTGGGCCTCAGCGCCGACGGCAAGCGCCTGGTCGCGCTGACGGACGAAGGCAACCGTCTGGACGCTCATCTGGTCTATGACCCCGACGGCAACCTGCGCGGCCTTGCCAATACGGAAATCTTCACCCTGACGGGTCCCGGCGGAATCCCCTTGATCGACAAGTCCATGGCCGATGCGGAATCCATGGCGCCGGGCGTTGACGGCGAGATCATCATTGCCTTCGAACGCATTCACCGGCTTTGGGCCTATCCGCCGAACCAGACCGAACCAAGTCCCCTGCCCCTGCCCGCCGAGATGAAAAACGCCCCCGACAACCACGGGATCGAGGCCCTGACCCTGCTGAACGACGGCAGCCTTTTCGCCATCGCCGAAGGCAAGGGCCGCGGCGGCACCTATCTGGCCTGGGTCAGCAATCCGAAGGGATGGAGCGTGCTGATCTACCGGACCGAGGACAATTACCGCCCGACCGGCGCCGCGACCCTGCCCGGCGGCGACGTGGTGGTGGTCGAACGCTATTTCACCCCGCGCGAAGGGGCCCGGTCGCGCCTCCGCCGCATCAAGGCCAGCGGCATCCGCGCCGGCGCCGAAGTGTCCGGGGAATTGCTGGCCGATATCCGCGCCCCCCCGACGGTCGATAATTTCGAAGGCATCGAGGCCGTCAAGGGCCCCAAGGGAGAAACCCTGCTGTTCCTGATTTCCGACAACAACTTCAACCGCTTCGGGCCGCAGCGGACGCTGCTGATGATGTTCGAGTTGACGGACTGA
- a CDS encoding CBS domain-containing protein, whose product MQRKIIPDIVQRTELTATTIDATAEQAAKDMTAANVAAIIVLDTNKALIGILTERDLSRRVVAENKRPSEIKVGDIMTANPDTLAPNDRASDALELMLTRRYRHLPVVGEDGKCVAMVSIRDLYEAVKEGLEENIRETEAFVFGDRYSA is encoded by the coding sequence ATGCAGCGCAAGATTATTCCGGACATCGTTCAGCGCACGGAACTGACAGCGACCACCATCGACGCCACGGCGGAACAGGCCGCCAAGGACATGACTGCGGCCAATGTCGCGGCGATCATCGTGTTGGATACAAACAAGGCGTTGATCGGCATTTTGACGGAACGTGACCTGTCCCGCCGTGTGGTGGCGGAAAACAAACGCCCCAGCGAAATCAAGGTCGGCGACATCATGACCGCCAATCCGGATACCCTGGCGCCGAACGACCGGGCCTCGGACGCGCTTGAACTGATGCTGACCCGCCGCTATCGCCACCTTCCGGTTGTGGGCGAGGACGGCAAATGCGTCGCCATGGTGTCGATCCGAGATCTTTACGAAGCCGTCAAGGAAGGCTTGGAAGAGAACATCCGCGAGACGGAAGCCTTCGTTTTTGGCGATCGGTACAGCGCCTAA